The DNA region TTATGGCATCAACATGACTCGCCTATGCACAGTACAAGGCCGCCAATCAGGCTATAATGGTGTTTTATCAATTGGCAGGGTACAAACGCCTGTTTTAGGTTTAGTTGTGCACAGGGACCTTGAGATTGCGAATTTTGTATCAAAACCATTCTATGAGGTTATTTGTATGCTTCTTACTTCAAAAGGTGAGGCGTATCAAGCTAAATGGCGGCCAAGTAAAGCATGTGAGCCTTACATGGATGAAGATAACCGGGTGTTGTCTAAAGCACTGGCATTAAATGTTATTTCAAAGATACAAAATAAGGCGGGGAAAGTAGTTAATGTAACTCAAGCAAAAAAAGCAATTCCTCCGCCATTACCTTATAGCTTATCGGCTTTACAAATTGATGCCGCAAAAAGGTTTGGTATGAGCGCACAATTAGTACTTGATACGTGTCAGCAATTATACGAGCGACATAAATTAATTACTTACCCTCGCTCTGATTGCCGGTATTTACCTAAAGAACATTTGAATGATGTTAAGCAAGTCGTAGGTGCAATTGGTAAATCCTGCTCAGCTTTAAGTGATGCCGCAAAAAACGCGAATCTTAGTCTAAAAAGTAAAGCGTGGAATGACTCAAAAGTAAGTGCCCATCACGCGATAATTCCTACATCAAAATCAACTGATTTAAGCCGCTTATCAACTGCTGAAAATAATATTTATGAACTAGTTGCTCGCCAGTATCTTATTCAGTTCTACCCTCCATTTGAGTATGTAGATAAACAAATAGATACAGAAGTATCAGGTGGTTTATTTATTTCCAAACAAAAAGACGTGGTATCACAAGGCTGGAAAATTTTATTCCCTTCAAAAAAACAATCACAGGGGGAACGTGAGTTCTCAGTGGTTAGTTTACCTAATGTTTCAAAAGGAGATGAAGTACATTGCCAGCAAGCCGACTTGCTAGAAAAGCAAACTACGCCACCTAAATATTTTACAGACGCTACATTGCTTTCAGCCATGACAGGTATAGCTCGTTATGTAACTGACGCCTCAATCAAAAAAGTATTGCGTGATACTGATGGATTGGGTACTGAAGCTACAAGAGCAGGTATAATTGAACTGTTATTTAAGCGTCAATTTCTTACTCGAAAAGGTAAAGATATAAGAGCGACTGATGTTGGTACGCAATTAATATGTTCTTTGCCCGAACGTATGACAATTCCTGATATGACAGCCCATTGGGAGTCTCAGCTAGAAGCTATTAGCCAAAAAGAAATTAAATACGCTAACTTCATGGATCCAATTACGCAAAGTATAAATACGCTCATCTATGAGGTTAAAACAGTAACTTTTAATGGGTTGAAAGGTAAAGGAACGACTTACAAACAGAAAGGAACAAGAAAAATGAAAGCTAGGTTGTAAAAATTACATTCTCAAAATTAATGCAGTGTTCTCATATTGACTAGATGGATCCGTAAATTAAGAAATTTGCTTAAAGGTATTGTGAACTGATCCAGTGATACTTACGTAAGCGACTTTTTCAAAAAAATTTTAATAACTTATGTTTTGCTAAATTAGCACTTTCATAAAATGGAAATATTAAAAATCACTTTCGGTTCTCTCCAATATATGTTCTCCAAAGTACTT from Vibrio casei includes:
- a CDS encoding DNA topoisomerase III, whose translation is MRLFIAEKPSLGRALVDVLPKPHKKGDGFITAGNGDVVTWCIGHLLEQAEPETYNPDYKKWAVEHLPIVPNEWKLVVKSKTRKQFTVVKTLIKKADTLVNMGDPDRVGQILIDEVINHCGVSKAKKAEVLRCLISDLNPAAVKKALNNLRKNTDFIPLATSALARARADWLYGINMTRLCTVQGRQSGYNGVLSIGRVQTPVLGLVVHRDLEIANFVSKPFYEVICMLLTSKGEAYQAKWRPSKACEPYMDEDNRVLSKALALNVISKIQNKAGKVVNVTQAKKAIPPPLPYSLSALQIDAAKRFGMSAQLVLDTCQQLYERHKLITYPRSDCRYLPKEHLNDVKQVVGAIGKSCSALSDAAKNANLSLKSKAWNDSKVSAHHAIIPTSKSTDLSRLSTAENNIYELVARQYLIQFYPPFEYVDKQIDTEVSGGLFISKQKDVVSQGWKILFPSKKQSQGEREFSVVSLPNVSKGDEVHCQQADLLEKQTTPPKYFTDATLLSAMTGIARYVTDASIKKVLRDTDGLGTEATRAGIIELLFKRQFLTRKGKDIRATDVGTQLICSLPERMTIPDMTAHWESQLEAISQKEIKYANFMDPITQSINTLIYEVKTVTFNGLKGKGTTYKQKGTRKMKARL